The bacterium genome includes a window with the following:
- a CDS encoding C40 family peptidase, whose amino-acid sequence MKYFRTQSLILIFTAVVLFTVSCSIMPDNSYSVRNRYNPHSGIKTAAESFLGVPYRYGGKDRYGMDCSGLVVAVFKKAFRLELPHSSHKLFKLGKDVEIQNLKTGDLVFFRSKTAMISHVGIYLGKNIFIHASSSRGVIESNLTSPYYRKRFIGAKRIVLSDINTSM is encoded by the coding sequence GTGAAATATTTCAGAACCCAAAGTTTAATTCTAATTTTTACAGCTGTTGTTCTATTCACTGTTTCCTGCAGTATCATGCCTGACAACTCTTACAGCGTCAGAAACCGCTATAATCCTCATTCAGGAATTAAAACTGCTGCCGAATCATTCCTCGGAGTTCCCTACAGATACGGGGGAAAAGACAGGTATGGAATGGACTGTTCCGGGCTTGTTGTTGCAGTTTTCAAAAAAGCTTTTAGACTGGAACTTCCCCACAGTTCCCATAAACTTTTTAAACTTGGGAAAGATGTGGAAATTCAGAATCTTAAAACCGGAGACCTTGTTTTTTTCCGGTCAAAAACAGCAATGATTTCACACGTTGGAATATATCTCGGTAAAAATATTTTTATACACGCATCATCTTCAAGAGGAGTGATAGAATCTAATCTTACATCTCCATATTACAGAAAAAGATTTATAGGTGCAAAAAGAATTGTACTATCTGATATCAACACATCTATGTAA
- a CDS encoding UvrD-helicase domain-containing protein: MKDILKTLNNEQRDAVLAGDGPVMVLAGAGSGKTRVLTMRIAHLISERKVPPQNILAVTFTKKAAGEMKERIKALVPQSEGLWIGTFHSIFSRILRREASAIGYTSDFVIYDREDQEKIIKTIINDTLTGGEKYSVSAILSTISKAKNSLVPPEIFSERASTLFEEMVAKIYPLYQIRLRKNNGFDFDDLITVPILLFTKREDILKSYQERFRYILVDEYQDTNRAQYQLIRLLGQAHNNICVVGDDDQSIYRWRGADIRNILEFEKDFSGSAVYRLEQNYRSTKNILKGAVSVVANNKGRKGKTLWSENDQGEKIDVVETRNEHEEARSVVEKIHNEIFKRKRTFNDFAILFRTNAQSRVLEDALRRSGISYVIVGGIRFYERKEVKDLLAYLKLVVNPKDDVSFRRVVNFPYRGIGKVSLGKLEEFAKEKDISLLEASAMAEEINSISDRIKTGIKAFYDLISKYMALRDKFKPDELVHALTDETGMLLMYKKDISQESQSRAENIHELLSSVDEYVMRNESSTISGFLEEVSLVNDIDSWDSKANAITLMTLHSAKGLEFPVVMITGCEEGLFPLVRSIEDPDALEEERRLFYVGLTRAKQKVYIFWANERRRFNEFKVSVQSRFLDEIDSDVVEIRGINPKRFRSGFKQTGTRPALKKGFNSSSDAETFSQEPSRLQRDTRVSHKLFGEGRVIESGGKGTHQTVTVLFDEGTKKKFLVEYANLTVLG, from the coding sequence GTGAAAGATATTCTGAAAACGCTGAATAATGAGCAGCGGGATGCGGTTCTGGCAGGTGACGGCCCGGTTATGGTTCTGGCAGGTGCGGGAAGCGGAAAAACAAGAGTTCTTACAATGCGGATAGCTCATCTTATTTCAGAAAGAAAAGTGCCTCCGCAGAACATTCTGGCAGTTACTTTCACAAAGAAAGCTGCAGGAGAAATGAAGGAGAGAATTAAGGCTCTTGTACCGCAAAGCGAGGGTTTGTGGATAGGAACTTTTCATTCTATCTTTTCCCGAATTCTAAGGAGAGAGGCCTCTGCAATAGGATACACTTCTGATTTTGTTATTTATGACAGAGAAGATCAGGAGAAGATTATCAAAACCATAATAAACGATACCCTGACAGGCGGAGAGAAATATTCCGTATCTGCCATACTATCCACAATAAGCAAGGCAAAGAACAGCCTTGTTCCTCCCGAAATATTTTCCGAGCGGGCATCTACTCTTTTTGAAGAAATGGTTGCAAAAATTTATCCCCTGTACCAGATTAGGTTGAGAAAAAATAACGGATTTGATTTTGATGATCTAATCACTGTACCGATTTTACTTTTTACAAAAAGAGAAGATATCCTGAAAAGCTACCAGGAGCGGTTCCGTTATATACTTGTTGATGAGTACCAGGACACGAACAGAGCCCAGTATCAGTTAATCAGGCTTCTCGGCCAGGCTCATAATAATATTTGTGTTGTGGGAGATGATGACCAGTCCATATACAGGTGGCGAGGGGCTGATATAAGAAATATCCTTGAATTTGAAAAGGATTTTTCAGGTTCGGCAGTTTACAGGCTTGAGCAGAACTACAGATCAACAAAAAATATTTTAAAAGGCGCTGTTTCAGTAGTAGCCAACAATAAAGGGCGAAAAGGTAAAACCCTCTGGTCCGAAAACGATCAGGGGGAGAAGATAGATGTTGTTGAAACTCGTAATGAACATGAAGAAGCCCGTAGTGTGGTGGAAAAGATTCATAACGAGATATTTAAAAGAAAAAGGACGTTTAATGATTTTGCTATCCTTTTCAGGACAAATGCTCAGTCCCGTGTTCTTGAAGATGCTTTAAGAAGAAGCGGAATATCATACGTTATTGTAGGCGGAATAAGATTTTATGAACGTAAGGAAGTAAAGGACCTTCTTGCATATCTGAAATTAGTTGTAAATCCGAAAGATGATGTAAGTTTCAGGCGTGTTGTTAATTTTCCTTATAGAGGCATTGGCAAGGTTTCTCTCGGAAAACTGGAAGAGTTTGCAAAAGAAAAGGATATCTCTCTTCTTGAGGCGTCCGCAATGGCAGAAGAAATAAATTCAATATCTGACAGAATAAAAACAGGGATAAAAGCATTTTATGATCTTATCTCAAAATATATGGCATTAAGGGATAAGTTCAAGCCTGACGAACTTGTACATGCATTGACTGATGAAACAGGTATGCTGCTGATGTATAAAAAAGATATCAGTCAGGAGAGCCAGAGCAGGGCGGAAAATATACACGAGCTGCTGTCATCTGTTGATGAATATGTAATGCGTAATGAGTCTTCGACAATTTCAGGATTTCTCGAAGAGGTATCTCTCGTCAATGATATAGATTCATGGGACAGTAAAGCTAATGCAATTACTCTTATGACTCTGCACAGCGCAAAAGGGCTGGAATTTCCCGTTGTAATGATTACAGGCTGTGAAGAGGGGCTTTTCCCGCTTGTGAGAAGCATAGAGGATCCTGATGCACTTGAAGAGGAGAGAAGGCTCTTTTATGTGGGGCTTACAAGAGCAAAACAAAAAGTATACATTTTTTGGGCCAATGAAAGAAGAAGGTTCAATGAATTTAAAGTTTCAGTGCAGTCCAGATTTTTAGATGAGATTGATTCCGATGTAGTTGAAATAAGAGGTATTAACCCCAAAAGATTCAGAAGCGGATTTAAACAAACAGGGACACGCCCTGCATTAAAAAAAGGATTCAATTCTTCTTCTGATGCAGAAACATTTTCTCAGGAACCGTCAAGGCTGCAAAGGGATACACGTGTTAGCCATAAATTGTTCGGAGAAGGAAGAGTGATTGAATCAGGGGGAAAGGGTACACATCAAACAGTAACTGTGCTTTTTGATGAGGGAACAAAGAAGAAATTTCTTGTTGAGTATGCTAATCTGACTGTACTCGGATAG
- the mltG gene encoding endolytic transglycosylase MltG: MRQVENFLKYIRKREYAFSVLIILCVVIVSFFYVLFYPTAEVRKKSGVEIKVLPGMAPVQIADTLINKGLISNKKKFVIAVKLLGISKKLQAGDYEFFGRLNNYSIAEKLYKGRVITEKITFPEGMRAAEMAELLKEKFNINPGYFMKLVMSDSLCRLVGINAHSLEGYLYPDTYRFSRTVDAEEVIKRMVRQWKQVFNSALKTRAAKMGMTVHEAMTLASIIEGEAQVDSERKTISALYHNRLKRGMRLQADPTIQYIIPDGPRRLLKDDLQINSPYNTYIHAGLPPGPINNPGKESIIAALYPDSSRYLYMVADGDGSHTFSKTMTEHLRAKNKFDTIRKRVRRLYK, encoded by the coding sequence ATGAGGCAGGTTGAGAATTTTTTAAAATATATCAGAAAGAGGGAGTATGCTTTTTCAGTATTAATAATTCTTTGTGTTGTGATAGTTTCATTTTTTTATGTACTTTTTTATCCGACAGCAGAAGTAAGAAAAAAATCAGGAGTTGAAATAAAAGTCCTTCCTGGTATGGCTCCGGTACAGATAGCTGATACACTTATAAATAAAGGCCTTATTTCAAATAAAAAGAAGTTTGTTATAGCTGTCAAACTGCTTGGAATATCAAAGAAACTGCAGGCAGGAGATTATGAATTTTTCGGAAGATTGAACAATTATTCAATTGCTGAGAAATTATATAAAGGAAGGGTCATAACTGAAAAGATTACATTCCCCGAAGGAATGAGAGCTGCAGAGATGGCTGAATTGCTGAAAGAAAAGTTTAATATTAATCCCGGATATTTTATGAAATTGGTGATGAGCGATTCCCTGTGCAGATTAGTTGGTATTAATGCCCATTCTTTAGAAGGATATCTATACCCTGATACATACAGATTCAGCCGTACAGTTGATGCGGAAGAAGTCATAAAACGTATGGTTCGACAGTGGAAACAGGTTTTTAATAGTGCCCTTAAAACAAGAGCGGCAAAAATGGGCATGACAGTTCATGAGGCCATGACACTTGCATCAATAATCGAAGGTGAAGCACAGGTAGATTCAGAGCGAAAAACAATCTCTGCGCTTTATCATAACAGATTAAAAAGAGGCATGCGCCTTCAGGCTGATCCCACGATCCAGTACATTATTCCTGACGGGCCGAGGCGTCTTTTGAAAGATGACCTTCAGATTAATTCCCCTTACAATACCTATATCCATGCAGGATTACCTCCCGGACCCATAAATAATCCTGGTAAAGAATCAATTATTGCAGCACTGTATCCGGATAGCAGCCGCTATCTCTACATGGTTGCAGACGGTGACGGGTCGCACACTTTTTCCAAAACAATGACAGAACACTTACGGGCCAAGAATAAATTTGACACAATAAGGAAAAGAGTCCGTCGGCTTTATAAATAA
- a CDS encoding PD40 domain-containing protein — protein sequence MNLSKRITAVLFLGIMIMLSGCKSEQKKTAQTEKKELKVWRIPNVPQAAEAYFSPDGKRLICDAKMEGDSTFLVYTLNLDGTDIKRINDRGEDACTFYHPDGKSIIWTSTRDHLDLKNKGDYSKPEDYPKGAELYISDLDGNNVKRLTDNLYYDAEVAYSPDATKILFGRQIDGKMDLWLMDPDGSNQRQITHTPIWQEGGAFYLPDNKTIIYRAWKITDQGQRGIPMAIFTVNDDGTNCKQLTDAETTNWSPFPAPDGIHFVFVKVLPPHNYEIFLMNMKTGEQKQLTFNKAFDGFPVISPDGKLLTFSSSRGAKPGERKLTLYLMDISSLNLGGN from the coding sequence ATGAATCTATCAAAAAGAATTACGGCTGTTTTATTCCTCGGCATTATGATTATGCTATCCGGCTGTAAGTCAGAACAGAAGAAAACAGCGCAAACAGAGAAGAAAGAATTAAAGGTCTGGAGAATACCGAATGTTCCCCAGGCTGCGGAAGCATATTTTTCTCCGGACGGAAAACGATTAATCTGTGACGCAAAGATGGAAGGCGATTCAACCTTTTTAGTGTATACTCTGAATTTGGACGGCACTGATATAAAAAGAATAAATGACAGAGGTGAAGACGCATGCACATTTTATCATCCTGATGGTAAGAGCATCATCTGGACTTCCACGAGGGATCACCTGGATTTAAAGAATAAGGGAGATTATTCAAAGCCGGAAGATTATCCCAAAGGTGCAGAATTATATATTTCCGACCTTGATGGAAATAACGTAAAAAGATTAACGGATAATTTGTATTACGATGCAGAAGTAGCCTATTCTCCTGACGCAACAAAGATTTTATTCGGACGTCAGATTGACGGTAAAATGGATTTGTGGCTGATGGATCCCGACGGAAGTAATCAGCGGCAGATTACACATACACCGATATGGCAGGAGGGCGGAGCGTTCTATTTGCCGGACAATAAAACAATTATTTACCGTGCCTGGAAGATTACAGACCAGGGACAGCGCGGTATACCCATGGCAATTTTTACAGTGAATGATGACGGTACGAATTGTAAACAACTTACAGATGCTGAAACAACAAACTGGTCTCCTTTTCCTGCTCCGGACGGGATCCATTTTGTCTTTGTTAAAGTGCTTCCGCCGCATAATTATGAAATTTTCCTGATGAATATGAAAACCGGGGAACAAAAACAACTGACATTTAATAAAGCTTTTGACGGTTTCCCTGTAATATCGCCGGATGGAAAACTTTTAACATTTTCTTCCAGCAGAGGGGCGAAACCAGGCGAGAGAAAGTTAACACTTTATTTAATGGATATTTCTTCTCTTAATTTGGGCGGAAATTAA
- a CDS encoding M20/M25/M40 family metallo-hydrolase yields MIKKITLILLALISSALAQQQTINHRITAAVDPANHYIESTDVITIPAADQTLYFLLVSSLEVSSETPGVTITLDKSEIRAKDFGMDVEDFNLSSSITQNKYKVYFADKPAGDAVFTLKMKGEINYKIADTGTEYARGFSQTPGIICEKGVYLGGSTYWVPWFNEKAVSFELTTVLPEDWDSVSQGRRIKHEIKNGRRITTWDAPEPMEEIYLIAAKFHEYILKAGAVDVMAFLRTPDENLANKYLETTAQYLEMYRKLISPYPFSKFALIENFWETGYGMASFTLLGEQIIRFPFILHSSYPHELLHNYWGNSVYVDFKSGNWCEGITVYMADHLIKEQRGQGADYRRSTIQKYTDYVTPQNDFPLNKFLARHDAASEAVGYGKCMMTWNMLREDVGDENFVKGFQKFYRDNKFKFASFDDIRLAFEDVCGRDFKPFFKQWIDRTGAPELGLSKVKIKKVKDGFKLKFTLTQNQKEAAFVLNVPVAVSFKDEVKIGKVVMTVKNQNYDLFFKKKPGLLQIDPQFQLFRKLNYFEIPPSLSKIFGSEDILIILPSKAGPDKLNNYKILAEKWAKDKTKRIEIKFDTEISNLPADKAVWIFGRENIYKDIIEKGIAGYDAEITGSSVRLAKSDFKYGQNSFVVAVRHPGNYKSVAAWLTIEKPEAVDGLSRKLLHYGKYSYLVFTGDEPTNIAKGQWRAVNSPLVKKIGDKSGDVFTELPKRKALAYLAPVFSADRMLESVKFLASDELKGRGLGTPGIEKAAEFIAEHFKKAGLVPGGDNGTYFQSWKDVINKKGDKGYIKNIIGIIPGTNKDMAGESVVVSAHYDHLGLGWPDVRKGNEGKIHNGADDNSSGVAVMMELAKLLGRSLKPQRTIIFIAFTAEENGLVGSGHYVKNAGKYPAAKIIGDLNLDTVGRLFDNKLLVLNTSSAREWKFVFMGAGYVTGVDAEMVTQELDASDQMSFINAGIPAVQFFSGANSDYHRPSDTSDKIDAAGMVKVASFVREGILYLAEREEPLTFKAVKKQAVQVRPKSSKRSAGTGSMPDFAYSGKGVKLAGVSEGSAAQKAGLKKGDIIVKLGKYKVDNLRDYSNALKSYEPGVKISFVYLRDGKENSGEMILSER; encoded by the coding sequence ATGATAAAAAAAATTACCCTGATTCTGCTGGCTCTGATTTCTTCAGCTTTGGCACAGCAGCAGACAATTAATCACCGGATTACGGCTGCAGTTGATCCGGCTAACCATTATATCGAATCAACGGACGTCATTACGATTCCGGCTGCGGATCAGACACTGTACTTTCTGCTGGTCAGCAGCTTAGAAGTTTCTTCAGAAACACCGGGCGTTACTATTACGCTCGATAAAAGTGAGATCAGGGCAAAGGATTTCGGGATGGATGTGGAAGATTTTAATCTGTCCTCCTCAATAACTCAAAATAAGTATAAAGTCTATTTTGCGGATAAGCCGGCGGGAGATGCGGTTTTTACCCTTAAAATGAAGGGTGAAATTAATTACAAAATAGCTGATACCGGCACCGAATACGCCCGGGGCTTCAGCCAGACCCCGGGAATTATTTGTGAGAAGGGTGTTTATCTCGGAGGCTCCACTTACTGGGTTCCCTGGTTTAATGAGAAGGCTGTTTCCTTTGAACTTACAACTGTACTGCCGGAAGACTGGGATTCGGTAAGCCAGGGCAGGCGGATTAAACATGAAATTAAAAACGGCCGCAGAATCACAACCTGGGATGCTCCTGAGCCCATGGAAGAAATTTATCTTATCGCTGCAAAATTTCATGAATACATCCTCAAAGCCGGTGCCGTAGATGTTATGGCTTTTCTGCGTACTCCTGACGAAAATCTGGCCAATAAATATCTTGAAACGACTGCTCAATATCTTGAAATGTACCGTAAACTGATCAGTCCTTATCCTTTCTCTAAATTCGCGCTTATCGAGAATTTTTGGGAGACAGGTTACGGCATGGCTTCATTTACCCTGCTTGGAGAGCAGATTATCCGTTTTCCGTTCATTCTTCATTCCTCTTATCCGCATGAACTGCTGCATAATTACTGGGGCAACAGCGTCTATGTAGATTTTAAGAGCGGCAACTGGTGTGAGGGCATTACAGTGTATATGGCAGATCATCTGATAAAGGAACAGCGGGGCCAGGGGGCGGATTACAGAAGATCGACAATTCAGAAATATACCGATTACGTGACACCGCAGAATGATTTTCCTCTGAACAAGTTTCTTGCCCGCCATGACGCAGCTTCCGAAGCTGTGGGCTACGGCAAATGCATGATGACCTGGAACATGCTGCGTGAGGATGTGGGAGATGAAAATTTTGTCAAGGGTTTTCAGAAATTTTACAGAGACAATAAATTTAAATTTGCTTCTTTTGATGATATCCGGCTTGCTTTTGAAGATGTCTGCGGCAGAGATTTTAAACCCTTCTTCAAGCAATGGATTGACAGAACCGGCGCTCCCGAGCTCGGTTTATCCAAAGTTAAAATTAAAAAAGTAAAAGACGGGTTTAAGTTGAAGTTTACCCTGACCCAGAATCAGAAGGAAGCTGCCTTTGTTTTAAATGTACCGGTTGCTGTTTCATTTAAAGATGAAGTTAAAATTGGAAAAGTCGTCATGACTGTAAAAAATCAGAACTATGATCTGTTTTTTAAGAAGAAGCCCGGGCTTCTTCAGATAGATCCACAATTTCAGTTATTCAGGAAGCTTAACTATTTTGAAATTCCGCCGTCACTTTCAAAAATTTTCGGTTCGGAAGATATCCTTATTATTCTGCCGTCAAAGGCCGGGCCTGATAAGCTGAACAATTATAAAATATTGGCCGAGAAGTGGGCTAAAGATAAGACCAAAAGAATAGAAATTAAATTCGATACGGAAATTTCCAACTTACCGGCCGATAAGGCAGTCTGGATATTCGGACGCGAAAATATTTATAAAGATATAATTGAAAAAGGTATTGCCGGGTACGATGCTGAAATAACCGGCAGTTCCGTACGGCTGGCAAAATCCGATTTTAAATACGGACAAAACAGTTTTGTTGTGGCTGTCAGGCATCCCGGAAATTATAAATCGGTTGCAGCCTGGTTAACAATAGAGAAACCGGAAGCTGTTGACGGCCTGTCAAGAAAGCTGCTTCATTACGGCAAATACAGCTATCTTGTTTTTACAGGCGATGAACCGACTAATATAGCCAAGGGACAATGGCGGGCGGTAAATTCTCCTCTTGTTAAGAAGATCGGAGATAAATCAGGAGATGTATTTACAGAACTGCCGAAGCGTAAGGCTCTTGCTTATCTTGCACCTGTTTTCTCTGCAGACCGGATGCTTGAATCAGTCAAATTTCTCGCAAGTGATGAACTGAAGGGGCGAGGCCTGGGAACTCCGGGAATTGAAAAAGCCGCAGAATTTATCGCAGAACATTTTAAAAAAGCGGGGCTCGTGCCGGGCGGAGATAACGGAACATATTTCCAATCATGGAAAGATGTGATTAATAAAAAGGGTGATAAGGGATACATTAAGAATATTATCGGGATCATACCCGGAACAAATAAAGATATGGCCGGAGAATCCGTAGTAGTCAGTGCACATTATGATCATCTCGGCCTGGGCTGGCCCGATGTGCGCAAAGGCAATGAAGGTAAGATTCATAACGGGGCAGATGATAACAGCAGCGGAGTAGCGGTTATGATGGAGCTGGCAAAGCTGCTCGGCAGATCTCTGAAACCGCAGAGAACCATTATATTTATTGCTTTTACAGCAGAAGAGAACGGTTTGGTCGGCTCCGGACATTACGTCAAAAATGCCGGGAAATATCCAGCTGCCAAAATTATAGGCGACCTGAATTTGGATACGGTCGGCAGATTATTTGATAATAAACTGCTGGTTCTCAATACTTCAAGCGCCCGCGAATGGAAGTTTGTTTTCATGGGCGCCGGGTATGTTACCGGAGTTGATGCTGAAATGGTAACTCAGGAACTTGATGCCAGTGACCAGATGTCCTTTATTAACGCCGGTATACCTGCCGTGCAGTTTTTCTCCGGGGCCAACAGCGATTACCACCGTCCTTCTGATACATCTGATAAAATTGATGCAGCCGGAATGGTGAAGGTGGCTTCTTTTGTCAGAGAAGGAATTCTGTATCTCGCGGAAAGAGAAGAGCCTTTAACATTCAAGGCGGTTAAAAAACAGGCGGTTCAGGTGAGGCCCAAAAGCAGTAAACGGAGCGCCGGAACCGGCAGTATGCCTGATTTTGCCTATTCAGGCAAAGGCGTAAAACTGGCCGGCGTTTCCGAAGGCTCAGCAGCACAGAAGGCCGGACTGAAAAAAGGTGATATCATTGTCAAACTCGGCAAATACAAAGTTGACAATCTGAGGGATTATTCCAACGCGTTAAAATCCTATGAGCCGGGTGTTAAGATCAGTTTTGTTTATTTAAGAGATGGTAAAGAGAATTCGGGAGAAATGATTTTATCGGAGAGGTAG
- a CDS encoding MarR family transcriptional regulator — protein sequence MQRRNLMAGESVAHLVGKVRRAFTNHLNRSYVQAGLNINVQQFVVLVILWNKDRLPQQDIASLTGKDKTSVTRLLNNMEKKGLILRQHGNTDKRQKLICLTEKGKSLKEKLIIHTEININTAEKDISSEDMEICKNVLNKMYENLTSKA from the coding sequence ATGCAGCGCAGAAATTTAATGGCAGGAGAATCAGTTGCACACCTTGTGGGAAAAGTACGAAGGGCTTTTACCAATCATCTGAACAGAAGTTATGTGCAGGCTGGTTTAAATATTAATGTCCAGCAATTTGTTGTACTGGTAATACTCTGGAATAAGGACAGGCTTCCTCAGCAGGATATTGCGTCTCTTACGGGCAAAGATAAAACAAGCGTAACCCGCCTGTTAAACAATATGGAAAAAAAAGGTTTAATTTTACGTCAGCACGGTAACACTGATAAAAGGCAAAAATTAATTTGTTTAACAGAAAAAGGAAAAAGTTTAAAAGAAAAATTGATAATTCATACCGAGATAAATATTAACACTGCCGAAAAAGATATTTCTTCCGAAGACATGGAGATATGTAAGAATGTATTAAATAAAATGTATGAGAATTTGACAAGCAAGGCCTGA
- a CDS encoding RNA polymerase sigma factor encodes MKKDYGNERNLVENVLKKDREAVRYFIDSYKRLVEHIIWRMVKRREEREDLFQDVFLKIFSSLETFRFKCKLSSWVGRITYNTCLNRIKKKKAALASDISPEKGDDDIFISRDKTHDILYESEEYIAIIKNEIMGMEPSYRTILTLYHIDELSYREIGEIMDIPAGTVKSYLFRARQKLRLAVEKKYKGELSCQNI; translated from the coding sequence ATGAAAAAAGATTATGGAAATGAGCGAAATTTAGTAGAAAACGTTCTTAAAAAAGACAGAGAAGCGGTCAGATATTTTATCGACTCTTACAAACGCCTTGTGGAACATATCATCTGGCGAATGGTTAAACGAAGGGAAGAGAGGGAGGATCTGTTTCAGGACGTCTTTTTAAAAATCTTCTCATCTCTCGAAACATTCCGTTTTAAATGTAAACTTTCATCGTGGGTAGGCAGGATTACATACAACACCTGCCTGAATCGAATTAAAAAAAAGAAAGCGGCTCTTGCATCAGACATCTCTCCTGAAAAGGGAGATGATGACATTTTTATAAGCAGGGATAAGACTCACGATATTTTATACGAATCAGAAGAATACATAGCAATCATTAAAAATGAAATTATGGGAATGGAACCTTCGTATCGTACAATTCTTACTCTCTACCATATTGATGAACTTTCATACAGAGAAATAGGTGAAATAATGGACATTCCTGCCGGGACAGTCAAATCTTACCTTTTCAGGGCAAGGCAGAAGTTACGGCTTGCAGTTGAAAAAAAGTACAAGGGAGAATTATCATGTCAGAACATCTGA